A single genomic interval of Aedes aegypti strain LVP_AGWG chromosome 1, AaegL5.0 Primary Assembly, whole genome shotgun sequence harbors:
- the LOC5565073 gene encoding beta-galactosidase, whose translation MRIIYVFILAAFLAVTYATRSFTIDYERDTFLMDGKPFRFVSGSFHYFRALPGSWRQILRTMRAAGLNAVMTYIEWSTHEPKEGQYVWDGIANLEQFIQIAQEEDLYAILRPGPYICAERDMGGFPYWLLTKYPDVKLRTYDLDYLREVEKWYGVLMPRIQNHLYKRGGPVIMVSIENEYGSFSACDGRYLSFLRNLTESYIQNEAVLFTNDGPDQLPCGRIPGVLATLDFGSVGNPDSYWQKLRKYQAKGPLVNAEFYPGWLTHWMEPLAQVATGPVVSQLRRMLQQGANVNFYMFHGGTNFAFTAGANDGGPGRFNTDITSYDYDAPLDEAGDPTSKYFAIRNTILEFLPDPGVSVPSKLPKMNLPPVKMNRLGSLLSEQARQILAKYSLSSRRPLGFEALNQHSGLILYETQIPKALHHSDPLTIRVDTLHDRAYVHVDNKFVGILSRETATYSMPIRLESGTAKLQLVVENQGRINYNIANDKKGILGAVTLNGTELLNWSMTGFPLENYSQLENYIDQFSGLEETTGSVKIFHGEFNITTDNIYDTYFDPRGWGKGVVFINGFNLGRYWPLAGPQITLYVPRHILIQGKNTIVVIEYQKEVMQGTLINFRDQAILNGP comes from the exons ATGAGAATAATTTACGTCTTCATATTAGCGGCTTTTCTAGCTGTTACTTACGCTACG AGATCATTCACAATCGATTATGAGCGTGATACTTTTCTTATGGATGGAAAGCCATTCCGATTCGTATCGGGCTCGTTTCACTATTTCCGCGCTCTGCCCGGATCTTGGCGACAAATTCTGCGGACGATGCGAGCCGCTGGACTAAACGCAGTCATGAC GTACATCGAGTGGTCTACACATGAGCCTAAAGAAGGGCAGTATGTTTGGGATGGAATTGCAAACTTGGAGCAGTTCATACAGATTGCCCAGGAGGAAGACCTATACGCCATCCTACGACCAGGACCGTATATTTGCGCTGAACGAGATATGGGTGGCTTTCCCTATTGGCTTCTCACCAAGTATCCAGATGTGAAGCTTCGAACCTATGATCTAg ACTACCTACGAGAAGTGGAAAAGTGGTATGGAGTCCTGATGCCGCGGATTCAAAACCATTTATACAAACGAGGAGGACCAGTTATAATGGTGTCGATAGAAAATGAATATGGATCGTTCTCCGCATGTGACGGTCGATATTTGTCTTTCCTCAGAAATTTAACAG AAAGTTACATCCAAAATGAAGCAGTGCTCTTTACCAACGATGGACCGGATCAACTGCCATGCGGAAGAATCCCAGGCGTACTGGCAACACTTGATTTTGGATCTG TTGGGAACCCCGACAGTTATTGGCAAAAGCTTCGCAAGTACCAAGCAAAAGGGCCATTGGTAAATGCAGAATTTTATCCTGGTTGGCTTACCCATTGGATGGAACCATTGGCTCAAGTTGCCACCGGGCCCGTGGTGAGTCAGTTACGCAGAATGCTTCAACAGGGAGCGAACGTCAACTTCTATATGTTCCATGGAGGAACCAACTTTGCGTTCACGGCGGGAGCTAATGACGGCGGACCTGGGAGATTCAATACTGATATCACTTCCTACGACTATGATGCCCCCTTAGACGAAGCCGGCGATCCTACATCTAAGTATTTCGCTATTAGGAACACCATATTAGAG TTTCTTCCGGATCCTGGTGTGTCTGTACCGAGCAAACTTCCGAAAATGAACCTTCCACCAGTGAAGATGAACCGTCTAGGCTCGCTTCTATCAGAGCAAGCACGACAGATTCTGGCAAAGTATTCATTGTCGTCACGACGGCCGTTGGGATTCGAAGCCCTAAATCAACATTCAGGGttgattttgtatgaaacacaAATACCTAAAGCTCTGCACCACTCGGATCCCTTGACTATTAGGGTTGACACTCTACACGATCGCGCTTATGTTCACGTAGATAAC AAATTCGTTGGAATCCTATCACGTGAAACTGCTACGTACTCGATGCCGATCAGACTTGAATCAGGAACAGCTAAACTTCAACTGGTGGTGGAGAATCAAGGCCGTATCAACTACAACATTGCAAACGACAAGAAAGGTATCCTGGGTGCAGTTACTCTGAACGGCACGGAACTACTAAACTGGAGCATGACAGGCTTTCCACTTGAAAACTACTCGCAGTTGGAAAATTATATCGACCAGTTCAGCGGTTTGGAGGAAACTACCGGCTCAGTGAAAATATTCCACGGTGAATTCAATATTACTACCGATAATATCTACGATACATATTTTGACCCGAGAGGATGGGGAAAAGGAGTAGTGTTCATCAATGGATTCAATTTAGGAAGATATTGGCCATTAGCAGGACCGCAAATAACGCTCTATGTTCCACGACATATTTTGATTCAAGGGAAAAATACGATCGTTGTGATTGAATATCAGAAGGAGGTAATGCAGGGTACTTTAATCAACTTTAGAGACCAAGCTATTCTCAATG ggccCTAG
- the LOC5565035 gene encoding uncharacterized protein LOC5565035, whose protein sequence is MNEAFRAIDAKGNQDDGEDDDGLVEMTDFYDPIAALLSSIGGEAENLTEELRKYDIKYEHLSGLCDEDLVVLGLKSKKIREEVLAEIAVLPNQMDHYDQAIKSLNIQDYARDILTNVQSHLDSLCALLTLTQLKLSAQHVENVQIENDKYASEAAVSICEKLAMKSGEIEQFIKELKKGRFSRDNIRSKHKSSNRAGSHLNKVLLASLLIGCAYFGFRNFKHLIK, encoded by the exons ATGAACGAAGCATTCCGTGCAATCGATGCCAAAGGAAACCAGGACGATGGAGAGGACGACGACGGTCTGGTTGAGATGACGGATTTTTACGATCCGATCGCGGCTTTACTGTCCAGCATTGGCGGAGAGGCCGAAAATCTCACCGAAGAGTTGAG GAAATACGACATCAAGTACGAGCATCTGTCTGGATTATGCGATGAGGATCTCGTTGTGTTAGGGTTGAAGAGCAAAAAAATCCGAGAGGAAGTGCTGGCTGAGATTGCGGTTTTGCCAAATCAGATGGACCACTATGACCA AGCCATCAAATCGCTCAACATCCAGGATTACGCCAGAGACATTTTGACGAACGTTCAATCGCACCTGGACAGCCTCTGTGCGCTTCTGACCCTAACCCAGCTGAAACTATCTGCACAACACGTGGAAAACGTACAAATAGAAAACGATAAGTATGCTTCGGAGGCAGCGGTGAGTATTTGCGAAAAGCTAGCGATGAAAAGTGGCGAGATAGAGCAGTTCATCAAAGAGTTGAAAAAGGGACGATTCTCTCGGGATAACATTCGTTCGAAGCACAAGAGTAGTAATAGAGCTGGTAGTCATCTCAACAAAGTTTTGTTGGCCTCTCTATTGATCGGCTGTGCTTACTTCGGTTTCAG GAATTTCAAGCATTTAATTAAGTAG
- the LOC110677890 gene encoding uncharacterized protein LOC110677890 has protein sequence MDHYDQAIKSLNIQDYARDILTNVQSHLDSLCALLTLTQLKLSAQHVENVQIENDKYASEAAVSICEKLAMKSGEIEQFIKELKKGRFSRDNIRSKHKSSNRAGSHLNKVLLASLWTNTRVH, from the exons ATGGACCACTATGACCA AGCCATCAAATCGCTCAACATCCAGGATTACGCCAGAGACATTTTGACGAACGTTCAATCGCACCTGGACAGCCTCTGTGCGCTTCTGACCCTAACCCAGCTGAAACTATCTGCACAACACGTGGAAAACGTACAAATAGAAAACGATAAGTATGCTTCGGAGGCAGCGGTGAGTATTTGCGAAAAGCTAGCGATGAAAAGTGGCGAGATAGAGCAGTTCATCAAAGAGTTGAAAAAGGGACGATTCTCTCGGGATAACATTCGTTCGAAGCACAAGAGTAGTAATAGAGCTGGTAGTCATCTCAACAAAGTTTTGTTGGCCTCTCTATGGACCAatacacgagttcactaa